Genomic window (Gadus chalcogrammus isolate NIFS_2021 chromosome 3, NIFS_Gcha_1.0, whole genome shotgun sequence):
GCTGCGGGGGTCCCCGTCGCTGGACGAGGTGTCCTTGGCCGAGGAGCTCTCCTGGTACCCCTGGAAGCCCTCCCTCCGGGGCCCGCCCTCGTAGGTGAGCACGGGGGGCTCCTCGTCCAGGGAGCCCTGGTGGTACACGCTGTGCTGGCGGAAGGCGGCCTTCCCCTCCTCGCTGTTGTGGAGCAGGGCGGGGGCGAAGGAGTCCAGGGGGGCCTCGGCGAGGGCGTGGCCGTGCTCCGGGCCCCGGCCGCCGTACCGCTCCTCACCGTGCTGGAGCTGTCCCACAGCGGACGGgtagctctgctgctgctgctgctccatgtactcgtcgtcgtcctcgtcgtcgtcctcgtAGCGCGGCGAGTCGGCGGTCTTGGTCCGCTCAAGCCGCTCCGCCACCTCGCTGATGCTCTCCCCGGAGGCCCTGAAGGGcgcgggggggcgggcggggaggGGCTGCTGCTCCGGCCTCAGGCCGTCCACGGGGTAGGACCCGCTGCTGGACCGGTACAGGATCACGCTCCTCTGGGCCGGGTGGGCCTGGGGGGCCGGGCTGGGGGCCtcggggtggggctggggctcctgtggttgggggtggtggtgctggtggaggtggtgctggtgctggtggtggtagtcCATGGAGTAGTCCTCCTGGGCGTCCTGTGGGTGGGGGGCCGCCGTCTGGGCGCCGTGGCCGCCGTGGTACACCTCGCCGGGCATCTCGCTGGGGTACTCCAGGGGCCCCTCCATGGCCAGGGGCTCCCTCTTGATGTCGTAGCCCATGGGCTCGGGGCTGTCCCGGGACGAGCCGTCCGACATGTCGGACAGGGAGCCGCGCGGGGAGTACTTGGGGAGCTGGGCGTGGCGCTCGCCCCGGCCCGACTGCTCCGTCTCCGAGGAGTCCGAGTTCAGCATCACCTGGGACGCGCTGGAGTAGCCGCTGCTgggcaggtaggaccccccccccggggccagCCCCCCGGAGCCCGccccgacggcggcggcggccacggCGGCGGCCGTGGCAGACACCTGCTGGCTCTTCTCCATGTAGGCGGCCGTGCTGATGAGGCCGAAGCGCAGCTTGAGCTGCAGCAGCTCCGTCTTCAGCCGCACGTTCTCCTCGTTCAGTGCCATCACGCGGTTCTCCAGCACCATGTCGTTCAGCCGGCGCTTCTCGCGGGAGCGCTTGGCCGCCTCGTTGTTCTTGCGGCGCTTCTCCCAGTAGGACGCGTCCTTCTTCTCGTCGGAGATGAACTCCCGCTTGCGCCGGGAGGCCAGGCTGGTCTTGGAGCTCTTGCTCTGGCGGCCGGAGCGCGAGCTGCCCCCGGGCGGCGGGGAGGGCAGGCTGTCGCTGTAGTTGGAGAAGGTGTCGTCGGCGTCCGGGTTGTTGTTGGCGCTGCCGCTGGACGGCAGGTTGAGCAGACCGAGGCTCTCCATGGTGGAGGACTAGAGGAGCTCTGgtgccaggggaggggggggggggggggggagaagggagcgAGTGGGGAGGGGTACGCTAACTGTTTGTTTTCCCGCCGGGACTCGACTTCTTCTAAGTTGCAGGATCTGCAAAGAACTCGGGGTGAGGTATTTGGGCGCCGCGGTGAGAGAACCTCATTTAGTTTCTTTTGTCCACAACCGATTGTGAATCTTCAGGTGTCGGTATTCTCTAAGAACATCAGAAACAGACGGATCTCCACAAAGATCTCGCACATTGGAATCGTGTCCAGGACTAGAAGAGGAACTGAGAGGTAGAGCCCTCAAAAGTTCTTTGCCTCAGAGTGATACGTCAAGCCTAAGTACGAGTGATTACAGGTTTGTCGGAGTCTTTCCTAATCGCCGCCGGGGTGTTGAATGTCGAGGCCAAGAGGTCTTCTTCGGGGGGGCCTCCCTCTGAATGTAGGCCAGCGCTTGTTTTCCAGGGTTTTCTACTTCCTCTGCTCTCCGTGTCAGAGCTGCTCGCTCACAGGGATCTGGttgaggagagagaagcagagagaaagTTTGGTTAGATTACAGAAAACTATAAAAAAGCATTGCACTCATCTTGCACCATACACAAACGTCACATTGTAACGCTTAACACTGAAAACCAGGTCGTTCGGTCAGGGCGTTCATCTCTGAAACGTAGCACACTTTGATGTTTCACTTTGTTCACATCAATTATGACATAACCAAGTCTTTTCTAGTGTGGCCATAAACATACTCATTCACATCACGGCTATTATCACAGGCTAGTCCACCTCCTCTGATGTATAGAATGTAGGTCAACAGTCCCCCacgacggagggagggagaggaggggggaggggggggtgtgtcTGGTGCTTTGGCAGCTAGGTGCAGAGTGGGCTTAGATTCAAAACAGGATTTAATGAAGGGTCTTTTTTTCCTTGCTGCTGCAGAGCTGTTGTGTAAGAGGCTGTCACAGTCACATAACAGGGTCTACAGCTGCCTGAACCTCCGGCAGCACGGCCACAGAGAGGGAAGCCGGGGCCTTCGATCGGACTGGTCCCCCCATCAAGGAGGACACACTCCAACCTCATTAGTATCTCTGTGGGAAGCAAAGGTCAACACCCTTCTTTTGAAGCACTACCAAAAGTTGGTAGGTTTATTCTTTCTAAACTTGACCTTGActcgattttttttaaattaggaGTAGAGTAAACATTTGAGCCAGGCAGCAATGACGCCAATCTCTGCCAAACAAATCAGGTATTCCCTTTCTATTCTTCTGGAATGTTATTCGCCCCATACCACCACGATAaaagatgaatgaattattgaGCGGCATTATGTGTCCCATTCATAACTCGAGCTGTGTAACAATCGACCCCCtgtagtgagggggggggggggggggggggtctgataCTAACACCACGGCTGCAGTCTGATCCCCCAGCTGCTGCCACCATCGCCACTCTCATTGGGAAACTGTGACAACATGGCCAGGGTGACacaaccaccgccaccacccgcCACGCCACTTCCCCCCGTGTGggtcgacgggggggggggcagagcaggAAGTCTTGCACAACCGACCTCGCCGCAACGCCAATAACAATGGATAGTAGCTCACACATCGCCAGGTTAGGTTATGTCACTAGCCCATTCCAGCCTGAATGGAGTGGAGATGTTAACAGAGGCATCGCCTGAGTGTTGTGGTGTAACATGGTGCTGCAGCCTTTTGTGAGGTATGGAGtcgtttgtgcgtgtctgtgtgcgtgtgtaggcgtgtatatgtgtgtgtatttgtgtattaatGCCAGTCCGGTATACTGATATACGCACATAAGAAGTGGTACACAAAGagataatagtgtgtgtgtgtgtgtgtgtgtgtgtgtgtgtgtgtgtgtgtgtgtgtgtgtgtgtgtgtgtgtgtgtgtgtgtgtgtgtgtgtgtgtgtgtgtgtgtgtgtgtgtgtgtgtgtgtgtgtgtgtgtgtgtgtttgtgtattaacgGCAGTCTTCTCAGTATTCTGATATACTCACATAAGCAGTGTtacccacacacagagataatggttatgagagtgtgtgtaataATGTAGGTAATTATGTCAGCAGGTTACGATGTCTCGGTggagctctccctctctgtaacaTTATAAAACACCTGAGGCCATATTCAGCCAGCTGGTTCAATATTGACCGTTGATACGGTTGACTGTAACTGCTTTGTTTACTTCCCTTTATGACAGGATGTTATTTCAGCTTGAATATTAAAAAGCTGGAATACAACCAATTAAACATTGAGCCTAACATAAAATAACCAACGTCTGTTTCTATAgcattagtatttatttatttttgatcaATAAAATCAAGTATTACAAAATACCAAAAGTAAAAATTCAAATTGAAAGTTGTACATGCTGCATGCATAGTGTGTTATTAAACGTAAAAGCTAGACGTTGCCTTGAATAAGATATGCGCTATCGCTCAGTGTTCTTCTTACACCACTCAGTCTAACATTCAATAAAGGTAGTACAATAAACAAGGTGCCACAAATACATCATACCGCCCAGCGAAAATACATCTGATCCCACGTGGCCCGTTAAAACAGCGTTCTATAAATACCCCCGCTGCCCCTATGATGCAACCCCTTCTCTTTGTGTCTGATTCTATCATAAGGCATCCCCT
Coding sequences:
- the nfil3-5 gene encoding nuclear factor, interleukin 3 regulated, member 5, whose amino-acid sequence is MESLGLLNLPSSGSANNNPDADDTFSNYSDSLPSPPPGGSSRSGRQSKSSKTSLASRRKREFISDEKKDASYWEKRRKNNEAAKRSREKRRLNDMVLENRVMALNEENVRLKTELLQLKLRFGLISTAAYMEKSQQVSATAAAVAAAAVGAGSGGLAPGGGSYLPSSGYSSASQVMLNSDSSETEQSGRGERHAQLPKYSPRGSLSDMSDGSSRDSPEPMGYDIKREPLAMEGPLEYPSEMPGEVYHGGHGAQTAAPHPQDAQEDYSMDYHHQHQHHLHQHHHPQPQEPQPHPEAPSPAPQAHPAQRSVILYRSSSGSYPVDGLRPEQQPLPARPPAPFRASGESISEVAERLERTKTADSPRYEDDDEDDDEYMEQQQQQSYPSAVGQLQHGEERYGGRGPEHGHALAEAPLDSFAPALLHNSEEGKAAFRQHSVYHQGSLDEEPPVLTYEGGPRREGFQGYQESSSAKDTSSSDGDPRSSDKEGSTDDESPPPSSSSSSSSSSDLAGVHQKAGGDAAGQSGEGQAEKGTALPHKLRLKYRALSNAAAARTPVDGVPIGSCTLASPAPTLPQHPYLALPSSQQGAAAGGETDGEPRPPPPAEDDDEMQTGGELGELKTTGPSGGKKSKSRRE